ATGAATTTATGACTATAGCAGTTCAAATTGTCTGGCTTTTTGTATTAGCAATTCCGATTGCCTGCATCAGCTGGACTGTCACACATGAAGAAATTTTCAGAGAACCACATGAGTGGTGTGTCAGACGTTCTAAAAATGACAAATTTATACTGTCAAGAAAGTTTTTCTATCTCCTCACCTGTGAATATTGCTTTAGTCATTATGTTACAATTGCCTTTCTGATTATCTGCGATTATAAACTTTTGTTAAATGATTGGAGAGGATATATTTTGGCAGGGTTTTCTCTAGTTTTTATGGCAAATGTTTATATGAGTCTTTTTGCTCTATTACGCCAAGCTATAAAAAAAGAAAAGGTCGAAATTGAGAAAATTGAGAGTGAAACTGACACTGAAAACAGTAAAAATTAAAAAGTAACAAATAAGTATAATTAAAATTAATTGGCATTATGGAGAATTTGAATTTTATAGACCCATTATTACACGGAATTAAACCTGAAAGCAAACCGTTAAATCTGTCAGTAAAACAAATGGTATGCGCTGGCGTTGGTGTTCTTGTAGCATCAGCTGTTTTAAAAAAAACTGGGCATAAAAAAGCAAGCGCTCTTGTAGGTGGTCTTGCGTTACCAATTTTGGCATCGGCTTGTTATAAAAAATACAGTCAAGTATCTAAAGAAAAAATTGATGCTCAGACAAGCAGCGGTATCGAATACAATCATTAAACATTAAAACAATAAACTATCATAAAAAAGAGCGCTTATAAAATAATAAGCGCTCTTTTTATTTTTGAGGAGATTGATTAAGAAATATTTCCTTCAACCCAATTTAATGCTTTATTAAAATCAGCCTTTTTATAACCACGAAACTCACCTGGAACAATATAGCTAAATCCATTTGTAAAGGAGATAATTTCTTCTGTATCGGTAACAATTGCTGCTCTATTCCACTTTCCTAAATGCTTAAGTCCCAAAAGTCCATCTTCCAGCCAGGAGCCAGGTGTAAAGTTTTTAATGTCTGTATCTAAGACCAATAAAAAATTAATTTCATTGACTTGTTTTACCAAATGCTCAACCGCTGGAGTTACTGTAGTCAAAAAATCTTCTTTTGTTACTTCTGCCAATGCTCTAAAGGCAACAATATTATCTGTGGTATCAATTTGATGTATCATGATTTTTATTCTTTTTGAGTTATTTAATACTGTTCATTTTTAAACATTTTAAGGATGTTCATTACACACTCAAATATACTCATTATCAATCAGATAACACTTACATTTAACTATTCGTTTATTATATTTTTTTAAGGTTTATTTTAAGGTTCAAAGCTTCAGAGCTGCAAAGGTTTCAGAGGTTTCTTTGATTGTGAGAAATTCTTTGAATTAGATGCACTGCAGTGCATCTCTACAATTCTGCACATAAAATTAGAAAAAAAAATCTCTGAACCTTTGAACCTTTGCAACTCTGAACCTTAAAGAAAAAAAGCCTGCTTTTTTTGAAACAGGCTTTTTGAAAAAAAATAAAAAATAAACTAACACACAAACTTAATTGTATCCTTGATTTTGTTTGAATTCTTTCGTCACGTCGATTGTAGACTGCGGAATCGGGAATACTCTTCTGTATGGTTCTGAAGCTGGTTTTGCTGTTCCTGGAAGATCAAATTTTCCAAAACGGATCATTTGTGGTCTTCTGTATAATTCCCAGTATAATTCAAAACCAATTTCGTTATACAAAACAGTTTGATCGATTGCAGTCAAGGCTCTTCCTGCAGTACTTCCGTACAAAGATTCTCTTTTTCTACTTGTTCGCAATTTGTTTAAATCATCCATCGCCTGACCAGTATTTCCTTTTCTAAAATAAGCTTCAGCTCTCATCGTGTAAATTCCTCCTAAACGGAATAAAGGAATATCAACATTACTGTTTCCGTTTCCTCCTTCTGGATCAAATTCATATTTAAAAATACGAGCTCCCTGATTGATTTCGTTCTGAGCAAAAACTGCCTGTGCAGGATTTTTGAAAGTTAAAGAAGGCGTAAAATCCATTCTTGTAGTTGTACTTTTTTCCATGTATAAAGGCGAAACTTTAATACGTCCGTTAATCATTTCTAAAGAACCAGAAGACAATAGTATTGGTCCGTATTGTGGTCCAAATTCAATCCCCCTATTAAAGTGAAACCAAGGTAAATTAGCACTTTTCGGAACGATGTCTGTGGCTGGAACACTTACATCTGTACCATCATTTTTAAACCAAGTTCCGTCAGAGTACTGGTATTTTTGCTGAAATCTTGGATCATCATGATTGCCATCCCATGTCGCAAAAAACTCAGGAGTTGTACAAGCTGCATTAGTTCCTCTATTGGCTGCAGATGTTCTCTGGTTACGTTCCATACACACGTATGCAAAACTGTTAGAACCATTTCTGATGTAATCTATTTTTTGAGAAATAGCAAAAATCAACTCTTTTCCTTTATCATTGTCTCTTGCGAAGTTTTTGAAATAATCACTTTCCAAAGAATATTTTCCAGAATCAATCAATAGTGAAGTATAATAAATTACACGATCCATATCTGTTCCTGTACCAGTTGCAGCCGCTTCAGTAAAATTAAAATTTGAAGACGCATTAAAACGATCTTTAAAAACAGCGCGATTCAAGTACATTGTAGCCAAGAATCCATATGCCGCTTCTTTTGTAAATCTTCCATGATGTGTTTGCTGCGTTCCCATTTCTGCTAAATCTGGCAATAAAGCTTCAACATCTTTTATCAGCTGATCAATTTGTGTATCGGCTTTTAAAATCTGCAAAGGCGCATTCGGGTTCATTGGATCTCTGTAAGGTGCTTGTCCGTACAAATCTAATGTTGTGTATAAATAATACGCTAAAAGTCCTTTCGCTTCCGCTAAAAACAATTTCTTCTCCGGAATTGAGCTTTCTTCTACTGATTGAATTGCAGTTAACGAACGAGTAATTCCGTTGGTCAATTTATTCCAGTTATCCACTACAACAGCATTATCCGATTTCC
The Flavobacterium humidisoli DNA segment above includes these coding regions:
- a CDS encoding PrgI family protein; translation: MENLNFIDPLLHGIKPESKPLNLSVKQMVCAGVGVLVASAVLKKTGHKKASALVGGLALPILASACYKKYSQVSKEKIDAQTSSGIEYNH
- a CDS encoding STAS/SEC14 domain-containing protein, which gives rise to MIHQIDTTDNIVAFRALAEVTKEDFLTTVTPAVEHLVKQVNEINFLLVLDTDIKNFTPGSWLEDGLLGLKHLGKWNRAAIVTDTEEIISFTNGFSYIVPGEFRGYKKADFNKALNWVEGNIS
- a CDS encoding RagB/SusD family nutrient uptake outer membrane protein, translating into MKTNTIFNIKTLAIFSFIWLFASCTNLDEVVLDEVLGEDASNPAGALAAAYDRLGDGTFVDHGGIFSLQEYTTDEAILPTRGSDWGDGGKWRDMHEFTWKSDNAVVVDNWNKLTNGITRSLTAIQSVEESSIPEKKLFLAEAKGLLAYYLYTTLDLYGQAPYRDPMNPNAPLQILKADTQIDQLIKDVEALLPDLAEMGTQQTHHGRFTKEAAYGFLATMYLNRAVFKDRFNASSNFNFTEAAATGTGTDMDRVIYYTSLLIDSGKYSLESDYFKNFARDNDKGKELIFAISQKIDYIRNGSNSFAYVCMERNQRTSAANRGTNAACTTPEFFATWDGNHDDPRFQQKYQYSDGTWFKNDGTDVSVPATDIVPKSANLPWFHFNRGIEFGPQYGPILLSSGSLEMINGRIKVSPLYMEKSTTTRMDFTPSLTFKNPAQAVFAQNEINQGARIFKYEFDPEGGNGNSNVDIPLFRLGGIYTMRAEAYFRKGNTGQAMDDLNKLRTSRKRESLYGSTAGRALTAIDQTVLYNEIGFELYWELYRRPQMIRFGKFDLPGTAKPASEPYRRVFPIPQSTIDVTKEFKQNQGYN